A window of Macrobrachium rosenbergii isolate ZJJX-2024 chromosome 15, ASM4041242v1, whole genome shotgun sequence contains these coding sequences:
- the LOC136846854 gene encoding uncharacterized protein: MGNNSSSELSADEVATQVRHHYYYGAGAPNTFIRKVKTGHDHEAGAEEEVAGDATTPADSPQQCNPPPTPPPPTTEGNEQPGEDCHVIKEDVQASSRHDESSSPHSDPDPFAEDFPLDEDLMGSNNNEASRIGGGDLHSRGKNGGVELHITRRELVNINNFKAYPKGVRGSDQVINIQSGYNCVITALEAYVVLRDNPPPHVLTTSSCLNEEDGEGAI; this comes from the exons atgGGAAATAACTCCAGTAGCGAACTGTCAGCTGACGAAGTAGCCACTCAGGTCAGACACCATTACTACTATGGTGCTGGAGCCCCCAACACATTTATTAGGAAGGTGAAAACAGGTCATGACCATGAagcaggagcagaagaagaagtagcaggaGATGCAACAACCCCCGCTGACAGCCCACAGCAGTGCAACCCCCCACCAACTCCGCCACCACCCACTACTGAAGGAAACGAGCAACCCGGTGAAG ATTGCCACGTCATTAAAGAAGATGTCCAAGCCTCTAGCCGCCATGATGAATCATCCTCACCACACTCCGATccag ATCCCTTCGCTGAAGACTTCCCATTAGATGAAGATTTGATggggagtaataataatgaagcgtCACGCATTGGTGGAGGGGATCTGCACTCGCGAGGAAAGAACGGAGG GGTTGAACTTCATATCACGCGGCGTGAGTTAGTGAATATTAATAACTTCAAGGCGTATCCCAAGGGAGTCCGTGGTAGTGATCAGGTTATCAATATTCAGTCCGGGTACAACTGTGTTATTACAGCATTAGAAGCTTACGTTGTACTCCGGGATAACCCTCCCCCACACGTATTAACAACCTCCTCGTGTCTTaatgaggaggatggggagggggcaaTTTAA